A stretch of the Massilia varians genome encodes the following:
- a CDS encoding bifunctional serine/threonine-protein kinase/formylglycine-generating enzyme family protein: MQTAIDKIRELRALHEDGLLSRTEFDLRKNAILDAAYLPAQPQAEEDIAVPARPGTEIGLMAGQEVGPPNRRYRLERLIAQGGMGQVWQATDLATHAELGHSAQVALKILPPQLTQSTVQSKLLIQEATRARRLAHEHIVRVYEWAQDPATGSFFLIMECLEGEDLDSLLAREDTLPFERVLALLEPVAAALDYAWDKHGLVHRDIKPANVFLTGRGEVKLLDFGIAARARGSGAAALDAPATSGTPGYRAPEAGSQGQPAPSLDVYAVSMMIYRMLDGALPPDPGVAPQALPPHQWEALRAGFAHDPAVRPPSVRALLETLRNAAGPSPEEVALREAAARAEQERRERELAARRQAEEQARAAARALVERERREQQRRERAAQEEARAARKEALRQQLLAKREEEAAKARLAQEEAERKAQQAKAAAAYLAEQKRARELQAARTADELRRLTPTPASPVADADGLLCDPLLDGAGSGPSLVLIPTGRFQMGSHEHERKIAMAAGAQQRWLERETPQRWVGIERPFAMGRYPVTVGEWRVFVQATGWEPQGDVDWLAPGFPQTDAHPVVGVTWHDAQRYLAWLSEATGQRYRLPSEAEWEYCCRAGTRSAFSFGDTIGPEQANYDASFTYNGGPRGACRHGTTPCGMFPANPWGLADMHGNVWEWVQDVVHDNYVGAPLDGSAWETGGDQARRILRGGSWLYAPRYLRSALRNGFSSVLSNDIVGFRVLRELI; this comes from the coding sequence ATGCAGACGGCCATCGACAAGATCCGCGAGTTGCGTGCCCTGCACGAGGATGGCCTGCTGAGCCGTACCGAATTCGACCTGCGCAAGAACGCGATCCTGGACGCGGCCTATCTCCCCGCGCAGCCGCAGGCGGAGGAAGACATCGCGGTTCCGGCGCGCCCCGGCACCGAGATCGGCCTGATGGCCGGCCAGGAAGTCGGCCCGCCGAACCGGCGCTACCGGCTCGAGCGCCTGATCGCCCAGGGCGGCATGGGCCAGGTGTGGCAGGCGACCGACCTGGCCACCCACGCTGAGCTGGGCCACAGCGCCCAGGTGGCGCTGAAGATCCTGCCGCCGCAGCTGACGCAGTCCACCGTGCAGTCCAAATTGCTGATCCAGGAAGCCACGCGCGCGCGCCGCCTGGCGCACGAACACATCGTGCGCGTCTACGAATGGGCCCAGGACCCGGCGACCGGCAGCTTTTTCCTGATCATGGAATGCCTCGAGGGCGAAGACCTCGACAGCCTGCTGGCGCGCGAAGACACGCTGCCTTTTGAGCGCGTGCTGGCCCTGCTCGAACCGGTCGCCGCCGCCCTCGACTATGCCTGGGACAAGCATGGCCTGGTGCACCGCGACATCAAGCCCGCCAACGTGTTCCTCACCGGGCGCGGCGAGGTCAAGCTGCTCGACTTCGGCATCGCGGCGCGCGCGCGCGGCAGCGGCGCGGCGGCCCTGGATGCGCCGGCCACTTCCGGCACCCCGGGCTACCGCGCCCCGGAAGCCGGCAGCCAGGGCCAGCCGGCCCCGAGCCTCGACGTCTACGCGGTATCGATGATGATCTACCGGATGCTCGACGGCGCGCTGCCGCCGGACCCCGGCGTTGCGCCGCAGGCCCTGCCGCCGCACCAGTGGGAAGCCCTGCGCGCCGGCTTCGCGCACGACCCGGCCGTGCGCCCGCCGAGCGTGCGTGCGCTGCTGGAAACGCTGCGCAACGCGGCCGGTCCGTCGCCGGAGGAAGTCGCCCTGCGCGAGGCGGCCGCGCGCGCCGAGCAGGAGCGGCGCGAGCGCGAGCTGGCGGCGCGCCGGCAGGCCGAAGAACAGGCGCGGGCCGCGGCCCGGGCCCTGGTCGAGCGCGAGCGCCGCGAGCAGCAGCGGCGCGAGCGCGCGGCCCAGGAAGAGGCGCGGGCGGCGCGCAAGGAAGCGCTGCGCCAGCAGTTGCTGGCCAAACGGGAAGAAGAAGCCGCCAAGGCGCGCCTGGCGCAGGAGGAAGCCGAGCGCAAGGCGCAACAGGCCAAGGCCGCCGCAGCCTATCTGGCCGAGCAAAAACGGGCGCGCGAACTGCAGGCGGCGCGCACGGCGGACGAATTGCGGCGCTTGACGCCCACGCCCGCCAGCCCGGTCGCCGACGCCGACGGCCTGCTGTGCGATCCGCTGCTGGACGGCGCCGGCAGCGGTCCGTCGCTGGTCCTGATCCCGACCGGCCGCTTCCAGATGGGCTCCCACGAGCACGAGCGCAAGATCGCGATGGCGGCCGGCGCGCAGCAGCGCTGGCTGGAGCGCGAAACGCCGCAGCGTTGGGTCGGCATCGAACGGCCCTTCGCGATGGGGCGCTATCCGGTCACGGTGGGCGAGTGGCGGGTGTTCGTGCAGGCCACCGGCTGGGAGCCGCAAGGCGACGTGGACTGGCTGGCGCCGGGCTTCCCGCAGACCGATGCGCACCCGGTGGTGGGCGTCACCTGGCACGACGCCCAGCGCTATCTGGCCTGGCTATCCGAGGCCACCGGCCAGCGCTACCGCCTGCCGAGCGAGGCGGAGTGGGAGTATTGCTGCCGCGCCGGCACCCGCAGCGCCTTCAGCTTCGGCGACACCATCGGTCCCGAGCAGGCCAATTACGACGCCAGCTTCACCTACAACGGCGGCCCGCGCGGCGCCTGCCGCCACGGCACCACCCCATGCGGCATGTTTCCCGCCAATCCCTGGGGACTGGCCGACATGCACGGCAACGTATGGGAATGGGTGCAGGACGTGGTCCACGACAACTACGTCGGGGCGCCGCTGGACGGCAGCGCCTGGGAAACCGGCGGCGACCAGGCGCGCCGCATCCTGCGCGGCGGCTCCTGGCTGTACGCTCCGCGCTACCTGCGTTCGGCGCTGCGCAACGGTTTTTCGAGCGTGCTGTCGAACGACATCGTGGGCTTTCGCGTGCTGCGCGAGCTGATCTAA
- a CDS encoding pirin family protein: MAIAHLFKSHDKDLGGGFKVRRILPAAARQSVGPFLFFDHMGPVEAEPGARHDVRPHPHIGLATVTYLFEGAIMHRDSLGTEQRIEPGAINWMTAGSGIVHSERTPQDLLDRVRRTHGLQLWAALPREHEEAPAAFSHTPADQIPEVAFEGATVRVLVGSAFGRSSPVPTFSNTLYLDVQLAPGASIDLGGLPEESAVYAPIGAIEVDGEAIPPNTMAMVEPGLPVRVSSSAGARFVLIGGEPLDGRRYIFWNFVSSSRERIEQAARDWEANAFVPVPGDDERIPLPAWPAAWRHDGPRE, from the coding sequence ATGGCCATCGCCCATCTGTTCAAATCGCATGACAAGGACCTCGGCGGCGGCTTCAAGGTCCGGCGCATCCTGCCGGCGGCGGCGCGCCAGTCGGTCGGACCCTTCCTGTTCTTCGACCACATGGGGCCGGTGGAAGCCGAGCCCGGCGCGCGCCACGACGTGCGCCCGCACCCGCACATCGGGCTGGCGACCGTGACTTACCTGTTCGAGGGCGCCATCATGCATCGCGACAGCCTGGGCACCGAGCAGCGCATCGAGCCCGGCGCGATCAACTGGATGACGGCTGGCAGCGGCATCGTCCATTCCGAGCGCACGCCGCAGGACTTGCTCGACCGGGTGCGCCGCACCCACGGCCTGCAGCTGTGGGCGGCGCTGCCGCGCGAGCACGAGGAGGCGCCGGCCGCCTTCTCGCACACCCCGGCGGACCAGATTCCCGAAGTCGCGTTCGAAGGGGCGACGGTGCGGGTGCTGGTGGGCTCGGCGTTTGGGCGCAGCTCGCCGGTGCCGACCTTCAGCAATACCCTGTACCTGGACGTGCAACTGGCGCCAGGCGCGTCCATCGACCTGGGCGGCCTGCCGGAAGAAAGCGCCGTGTACGCGCCGATCGGCGCCATCGAGGTGGACGGCGAAGCGATTCCGCCCAACACCATGGCGATGGTCGAGCCCGGCCTGCCGGTGCGGGTCTCGTCGAGCGCCGGCGCGCGCTTCGTGCTGATCGGCGGCGAGCCGCTGGATGGGCGCCGCTATATCTTCTGGAATTTCGTCTCGTCCAGCCGCGAACGCATCGAGCAGGCCGCGCGCGACTGGGAAGCGAACGCCTTCGTGCCGGTGCCAGGGGATGACGAA